The following proteins come from a genomic window of Sorghum bicolor cultivar BTx623 chromosome 3, Sorghum_bicolor_NCBIv3, whole genome shotgun sequence:
- the LOC8078503 gene encoding uncharacterized protein LOC8078503 has translation MESKPTDDIGSLAASFPLLVYDHGEQPDNSQTLLSVADGSSHTYRVPELRGGYRCLETPRGLVLVADTTSFLSYLWNPQTGETITLPAMDKALPEDCRCLLSDTVSSPDCLVLVYDLTDPELLFCRVSGGCAWISQSYDIGLYKLPADAESYSVSAATKKAISNMAAVQGRFYIMETLDEVGVLSFARHPDQPPHLELTSFGAPMPTMDSEAPQVATMTYLLESDQDLFLVCIFFLGCSLERIEEVGAYKMDFSRKEWCKVTDIGDRAFLLGAHSFAASCSAEEHGLKRGCVYFALDFFGDSNDYHIFDLQEGTRQLAGPPKDVPLPAREPFWMVPVFP, from the coding sequence ATGGAGTCGAAGCCCACCGACGATATCGGCTCCTTGGCGGCTTCTTTCCCCTTGCTCGTGTATGATCATGGCGAGCAGCCGGACAATTCCCAGACCTTGCTGTCGGTCGCCGACGGGTCCTCGCACACCTACCGAGTCCCCGAGCTGAGGGGCGGCTACAGATGCCTGGAGACTCCACGCGGCTTGGTGCTGGTAGCGGACACCACCTCCTTCCTGAGTTACCTGTGGAACCCGCAGACCGGGGAGACGATCACGCTGCCGGCGATGGACAAGGCACTGCCGGAGGACTGCCGGTGCCTGCTCTCCGACACGGTCTCCTCTCCAGATTGCCTCGTCCTCGTCTACGACCTCACGGATCCGGAGCTGCTGTTCTGTCGCGTCAGTGGAGGATGCGCGTGGATCAGCCAGTCTTACGACATTGGCCTCTACAAACTCCCGGCGGACGCGGAGAGCTACTCTGTATCTGCCGCCACCAAGAAGGCGATATCTAACATGGCTGCTGTGCAGGGAAGATTTTACATCATGGAGACGCTGGACGAGGTTGGAGTTCTGAGCTTCGCTCGCCATCCAGATCAGCCGCCCCATCTGGAGCTCACTAGCTTTGGAGCTCCTATGCCCACCATGGACAGCGAGGCGCCACAGGTTGCCACCATGACTTACCTCCTGGAATCCGATCAGGACCTGTTCCTCGTCTGCATTTTCTTCCTCGGCTGCAGCTTGGAGCGCATAGAGGAGGTCGGTGCCTACAAGATGGATTTCTCTAGGAAAGAATGGTGCAAGGTGACGGACATTGGCGACAGAGCGTTCCTTCTTGGTGCTCACAGCTTTGCAGCCTCGTGCTCAGCCGAGGAGCATGGTCTCAAGAGGGGATGTGTGTACTTTGCGTTGGATTTCTTTGGGGACAGCAACGATTATCACATCTTTGATCTCCAAGAAGGCACTCGTCAGCTCGCTGGGCCACCCAAAGATGTTCCGCTTCCTGCACGCGAGCCGTTTTGGATGGTTCCTGTGTTCCCGTAA